One part of the Dermacentor andersoni chromosome 2, qqDerAnde1_hic_scaffold, whole genome shotgun sequence genome encodes these proteins:
- the LOC126540039 gene encoding sulfotransferase ssu-1-like → MPSSKKPTEEETGNKDLEETCKPGPAYTNVYRDFEGLYLCYSFTDRNMRSALSYKPLDGDVFVVSYPKCGTTWMQYIVYGIFRDGVPPANLTEFMSMSPFLELVGAESAQAMPRPNAIKTHLPFNKQPYSAKAKYVYITRNPYDCCVSYYYHTRDIPMYRFEDGTFDQFFDMFVEGKVEFGDYFDHLLSWYEHRGDSNVLFVTYEDLKKDTRGWVLKIADFLGKEYGDKLRQSPDIFERIMASTSVDSMKKINAEMNDWSKDLASVPLETLPEGVKSFVEAMGNMLEKPFKGEFVRKGIVGDWQNHLSPGQVARMKERIALKTAGSDVMELWKDVGLP, encoded by the exons ATGCCTTCATCGAAGAAGCCCACAGAAGAAGAAACGGGCAACAAAGACCTAGAAGAG ACGTGCAAGCCCGGACCTGCGTACACGAATGTCTACAGAGATTTCGAAGGTCTGTACCTCTGCTATAGTTTCACGGATCGAAACATGCGCTCTGCTCTGTCCTACAAACCACTCGATGGGGACGTCTTTGTAGTGAGCTACCCGAAGTGTGGTACAACATGGATGCAATACATTGTTTACGGCATATTCCGCGACGGTGTGCCCCCTGCGAACCTCACGGAGTTCATGAGCATGTCTCCGTTCTTGGAGCTTGTGGGAGCCGAGAGCGCACAGGCTATGCCACGACCAAATGCCATCAAGACTCACCTGCCGTTCAACAAGCAGCCTTACTCGGCCAAGGCCAAGTACGTCTACATTACCCGCAACCCTTACGACTGCTGCGTGTCGTACTACTATCACACGAGGGACATTCCAATGTACCGCTTCGAGGACGGCACGTTCGACCAGTTCTTCGACATGTTCGTCGAAGGGAAAGTGGAGTTCGGCGACTACTTCGACCACCTCTTGTCCTGGTACGAACATCGAGGGGACAGCAACGTGCTTTTTGTCACTTACGAAGACCTCAAGAAGGACACTCGCGGTTGGGTGCTCAAGATAGCCGACTTCCTTGGTAAGGAGTACGGAGACAAGTTGAGGCAGAGCCCAGATATCTTCGAGAGGATTATGGCTTCGACTAGCGTCGACTCCATGAAGAAGATTAACGCCGAGATGAACGACTGGAGCAAGGATTTGGCCAGCGTTCCCCTGGAGACGCTGCCTGAAGGGGTGAAGTCTTTTGTGGAAGCCATGGGGAATATGCTGGAGAAGCCATTCAAGGGAGAGTTCGTGAGGAAAGGCATCGTGGGGGACTGGCAGAACCACCTTTCCCCGGGGCAGGTCGCGAGAATGAAAGAACGAATCGCACTCAAGACCGCCGGCAGTGATGTCATGGAGCTGTGGAAAGACGTGGGCCTGccctaa
- the LOC126540037 gene encoding sulfotransferase 1C2-like has product MPSSKKPTEDETKNKDLEEACKPGPAYMNAYRDFEGLYLSNTFTDRNMRSALSYKPLDGDVFVVSYPKCGTTWMQYIVYGIFRNGVPPANLMEFMNMAPFLELVGAEVAQTMPRPNAVKTHLPFNKQPYSANAKYVYITRNPYDCCVSFYYHTRNIPMYLFEDGTFDQFFDMFVEGKVDYGDYFDHLLSWYEHRGDSNVLFITYEDLKKDTRGWVLKIADFLGKEYGDKLRQSPDIFERIMATTSVDSMKKINAEMNNWIKDLASVPLETLPEGMKSLVEAMGNLLDKPIKGDFVRKGIVGDWRNHFSPEQVSRMKERIALKTAGSDVMELWKDAGLP; this is encoded by the exons ATGCCGTCATCGAAGAAGCCCACAGAAGATGAAACGAAGAATAAAGACCTAGAAGAG GCGTGCAAGCCCGGACCTGCATACATGAATGCCTACAGAGATTTCGAAGGTCTGTACCTCAGCAATACTTTCACGGATAGAAACATGCGCTCTGCTCTGTCCTACAAACCGCTCGATGGAGACGTCTTTGTCGTGAGCTACCCGAAGTGTGGCACAACATGGATGCAATACATTGTGTATGGCATATTCCGCAATGGTGTGCCCCCTGCGAACCTCATGGAGTTCATGAACATGGCTCCGTTCTTGGAGCTTGTAGGAGCCGAGGTCGCACAGACTATGCCACGACCAAATGCCGTCAAGACTCACCTGCCGTTCAACAAGCAGCCTTACTCGGCGAACGCCAAGTACGTCTACATCACCCGCAACCCTTACGACTGCTGCGTGTCGTTCTACTACCACACGAGGAACATTCCAATGTACCTCTTCGAGGACGGCACGTTCGACCAGTTCTTTGACATGTTCGTCGAAGGAAAAGTGGACTACGGCGACTACTTCGACCACCTCTTGTCCTGGTACGAACATCGAGGGGACAGCAACGTGCTTTTCATCACTTACGAAGACCTCAAGAAGGACACTCGTGGTTGGGTGCTCAAGATCGCCGACTTCCTGGGTAAAGAGTACGGAGACAAGTTAAGGCAGAGCCCAGATATCTTCGAGAGGATTATGGCTACGACTAGCGTCGACTCCATGAAGAAGATTAACGCCGAGATGAACAACTGGATCAAAGATTTGGCCAGCGTTCCCCTGGAGACGCTGCCTGAAGGGATGAAGTCTTTAGTAGAAGCCATGGGGAACCTGCTGGACAAGCCAATCAAGGGAGACTTCGTGAGGAAAGGCATCGTGGGGGACTGGCGGAACCACTTCTCACCGGAGCAGGTCTCCAGGATGAAAGAACGAATTGCACTCAAGACCGCCGGCAGCGATGTCATGGAGCTGTGGAAAGACGCGGGCTTGCCCTGA